A stretch of Rhizobium sp. TH2 DNA encodes these proteins:
- the rnd gene encoding ribonuclease D codes for MKIILKTEELAEACEIFARHDYVAVDTEFLRETTFWPQLCLIQLSGPDLDAIVDPLAPGIDLAPFFKLMADASVTKVFHAARQDIEIIFNRGGLIPHPIFDTQVAAMVCGFGDSASYDTLVQRIVNVQLDKSSRFTDWSHRPLSEKQLDYAIADVTHLKDVYLHLKGELEREGRTEWLAEEMSVLESRETYDLHPDDAWQRLRMRVRKPIELAILKNIAAWREREARSRDVPRGRVLKDDAVFEIAQQQPKDTEALARLRTIPKGYERSQNGAAILGAVNAALAIPKADLPRIPRSGSAPEGSGAAVEMLKVLLKLIAEKNGVASKIIASGDDLDAIASKGEEAEVAALHGWRRELFGEPALKLIQGEMALRFVNRKVDVVEFSLAAE; via the coding sequence ATGAAGATCATTCTCAAGACCGAGGAACTCGCCGAGGCCTGCGAAATATTTGCCCGGCACGACTATGTCGCGGTCGATACCGAATTCCTGCGCGAGACGACGTTCTGGCCGCAGCTCTGCCTGATCCAGCTTTCGGGGCCTGATCTCGACGCCATCGTCGATCCGCTCGCACCCGGCATCGATCTCGCCCCGTTCTTCAAGCTGATGGCCGACGCGTCCGTCACCAAGGTGTTTCACGCGGCGCGGCAGGATATTGAAATCATCTTCAACCGCGGCGGGCTGATCCCGCATCCGATCTTCGATACGCAGGTGGCCGCCATGGTCTGCGGTTTCGGCGACTCGGCGTCGTACGACACGCTGGTCCAGCGCATCGTCAACGTCCAGCTCGACAAGTCGTCGCGCTTCACCGACTGGAGCCATCGTCCGCTGTCGGAAAAGCAGCTCGATTATGCCATCGCCGATGTCACGCACCTGAAGGACGTCTATCTCCATCTCAAGGGCGAGCTCGAGCGCGAGGGGCGCACCGAGTGGCTGGCCGAGGAAATGTCGGTTCTCGAATCCCGCGAGACCTACGACCTGCACCCCGATGACGCCTGGCAGCGGCTGAGGATGCGGGTACGCAAGCCGATCGAGCTGGCGATCCTCAAGAATATCGCCGCCTGGCGCGAGCGCGAAGCCCGTTCCCGCGATGTGCCGCGCGGCCGCGTGCTGAAGGACGATGCGGTCTTCGAGATCGCCCAGCAGCAGCCCAAGGACACCGAAGCGTTGGCTCGTCTCCGCACCATTCCCAAGGGCTATGAACGCTCGCAGAATGGCGCGGCGATCCTCGGCGCGGTCAATGCGGCGCTCGCCATCCCGAAGGCGGACCTTCCGCGCATTCCGCGCTCGGGCAGTGCGCCCGAAGGCAGCGGCGCGGCCGTGGAAATGCTGAAAGTCCTGCTCAAGCTGATCGCCGAAAAGAACGGCGTGGCCTCCAAGATCATCGCGTCCGGCGACGATCTCGACGCCATTGCGTCCAAGGGCGAGGAAGCCGAAGTCGCGGCCCTGCACGGCTGGCGGCGCGAACTCTTCGGCGAGCCTGCCCTGAAGCTCATCCAGGGCGAGATGGCGCTACGCTTCGTCAACCGCAAGGTCGATGTCGTCGAGTTTTCGCTCGCCGCCGAATAA
- a CDS encoding MFS transporter, whose product MNKLTSLIPLLASAALLMFGNGLQGTLIAWRASSEGFPPWLIGLITAAYYLGFALGCFHITHLLRQVGHIRAFSAMAAISTATIILAGLVVDPWLWTILRLISGYCLAVLFAVIESWLNSKVDNAIRARTLSVYRYVDLAANTSAQYFLPWFGGTSFILFGISAIALSLSLTPISLADKSSPSPPDHVNFDMKYLWLTSPLAAVGCFAVGMTNTVYRSLGPVYCLELGFDTTVTAWFLAASIISGVVLQYPFGHYSDRKDRRTVIMVATAGGMLASLLLFFFAGNSIFLNIAGVFLLGAFSMPLYSMCSAHANDRAGPGEFATITAALLFYWAAGAVIGPWLAASIMGWFGPKSMFAFTAATQAIFLAYTLTRKLQRPA is encoded by the coding sequence ATGAACAAGCTCACATCCCTCATCCCGCTTCTCGCCTCGGCCGCGCTTCTGATGTTCGGCAACGGGCTGCAGGGCACGCTGATCGCCTGGCGGGCGTCGTCGGAGGGCTTTCCGCCGTGGCTGATCGGGCTGATCACCGCAGCCTACTATCTCGGCTTCGCGCTCGGCTGCTTCCACATCACGCATCTGCTCCGTCAGGTCGGCCATATCCGTGCCTTCTCGGCGATGGCGGCGATCTCGACGGCGACGATCATCCTGGCGGGCCTGGTCGTCGATCCGTGGCTGTGGACCATCCTCCGGCTGATCAGCGGCTATTGCCTGGCCGTTCTCTTCGCTGTCATCGAGAGCTGGCTCAATTCCAAGGTCGACAATGCCATCCGTGCGCGCACGCTGTCGGTCTATCGCTATGTCGATCTCGCGGCGAACACGTCGGCGCAGTATTTCCTGCCGTGGTTCGGCGGTACGTCCTTCATACTGTTCGGCATATCGGCGATCGCGCTGTCGCTGTCGCTGACGCCGATCTCGCTCGCCGACAAGTCGAGCCCTTCGCCACCCGACCATGTCAATTTCGACATGAAATATCTGTGGCTGACCTCGCCGCTCGCCGCTGTCGGCTGCTTCGCCGTCGGCATGACCAACACCGTCTATCGCTCACTCGGGCCGGTCTACTGCCTGGAGCTCGGCTTCGACACCACGGTCACCGCATGGTTCCTCGCCGCCAGCATCATATCGGGCGTCGTGCTGCAATATCCGTTCGGCCACTATTCCGACCGAAAGGACCGGCGCACGGTGATCATGGTGGCGACCGCCGGCGGCATGCTGGCGAGCCTGCTGCTGTTCTTCTTCGCCGGCAACAGCATCTTCCTCAATATCGCGGGCGTCTTCCTGCTCGGTGCATTTTCGATGCCGCTCTATTCGATGTGTTCGGCGCATGCCAACGATCGGGCCGGCCCCGGCGAGTTCGCCACCATCACTGCGGCGCTACTTTTCTACTGGGCGGCCGGCGCCGTGATCGGCCCCTGGCTTGCCGCATCGATAATGGGCTGGTTCGGTCCGAAGTCGATGTTTGCCTTCACGGCCGCGACGCAGGCGATATTTCTCGCCTATACGTTGACACGCAAGCTGCAACGCCCTGCATAA